The genomic DNA ATTTGATGATTAAAATCCACGAAAAAATGAAAAAAACATTCAGCCTACTGGGGCTTTCTGTCATGATGACTCTTTCCGCTCAGAACATCAGCGAACAACTGGCTAAAGCCACACAACAATTATTAAGTCAGCCTAAAATGTACGCCGCTCAACTGTCTTTTTATGTAGCGGATGATGCGGGTAATTTCATCTATGAATACCAAGGCAACAAAGGGCTATCTACGGCAAGTACGCAGAAGTTGTTTACTGCCGCTGCCGCTTTGGAACTTTTGGGCAAAGACTACCGCTATCAAACCACAATGGCTTATGATGGTAACCTCCGCGATGGCGTGCTCCACGGCAATTTATACCTCCGCTCTAACGGCGACCCTACGCTGGGCAGTTGGCGCTATGAGGGTTTTCAGCCGCAGGATTTTTTATCGAAAATGAGCCAAGCTTTAGCCCACCAAGGCATCCAATCCATTGAGGGCGACTTGATTATAGATGATTGTTTTTTTGATTTTCAAACCATTCCTGGGGGCTGGTCGTGGAATGATTTAGGCAACTATTATGGTGCTGGCGTCTGGGGTGTTAATTGGCGAGAAAATCAGTTTGACCTCCATATTCAAGGCGGAAGCCAAGCAGGGAAACCTACCCAATTTAAAGGCTTTTCTTATCCATTGGTGGGCGTTTCTTGGGTTAATGAAACCACTTCTGGAAGTCCAAAATCTGGCGACCAGAGTTATATTTATACCGCCCCGCATAGCCCTGTGGCATACATCAACGGCTCACTACCAGCGGGGAAAACTACTACCGTTTCTGGGGCGGTACCTAATCCGCCGTTGCAACTGGGAACGGAAATTCTTAAAACTTTACAGTCGGCGCACATTTCATTTTCTGGACAATTGAAAACAACAAGCCAGCAACGCATTCAGCAACAGGTTGTTGCATCATTTCCTGAGGCGTCTATATTCTTCACTTATAACTCGCCGCCGTTGGAAAAAATCGTTTATTGGTTCCTTAGAAAGAGTGTGAACCTCTATGGCGAAACTTTGGTAAAAACAATAGGAATGCAGCAAAATCACCGTTCAGATTTTGGCAGTAGTGTGGCTTTGCTTCAAGATTTTTGGAAAAACAAAGGCATCCGCACAGCTATGATTAACTTTGCTGATGGCAGTGGGCTTTCGCCACAAAATTACGCCTCGGCGCGCGCCGAAGTTCAAGCCTTGGTTTGGAGCAAAAAGCAAGCGTGGTTCCCTACTTTTTACGAGGCGTTGCCCATTTATAACGGGATGAAAATGAAAAGCGGTACCATAAAATCTACCAAAGCTTATGCGGGCTACCACACTTCTAAAAGCGGAAAACACTATATTTTCTCCATCATCGTTAATAATTATGAGGGCAGTAGCATCAATGCGGAATTATTTAAAGTTTTAGATGTTTTAAAGTAAATTTTCAGTCATAAAATTAAGATTGTCAATACTTTAAAAATAAGCCGCTAAAAATGAAATTCATTTATGAAGAAAAATAAATTCTTATTTTCTAAAATCAACCTGATGGTTTTGTTTGTGACTTTCAGCGTTGTGGTGTTTGCAATTACGGCGTATTCCTTCATTATTGTGAAAGATTTACGCCAAAATGAAGCCCGCAATATGATTGTTTTTGCCAAGGCGATGCGTTTTCTCCAAGATGAAGACCAAGGCGATGCCAGAATGCTAGAACTGATACAAGAAATCATCATCACCAATGACAATATTCCCATTATCGTTACCGATGAAAAGGGCAATCCGCTTCCAGATTTAATTAAAAATATCCCTGACGATATTAAAGACAACCCCGAGAAATTACATCAAAGGTTGGCACAAATGAAGGCTTCATATCCACCTTTTGAGCTTCAAATTTCGGATACCCACACGCAGTATTTATATTTTGATAATTCGGATTTGATGAATAAACTCCGCTATTATCCTGCGCTGTTGGGCTTTTTTATTGTGCTTTATTTGCTCCTTTCTTACTGGTTTTTAAAAACGATAAAGAAAACCGATGAAGGCTATCTTTGGGCAGGGCTTGCCAAGGAAACCGCCCACCAAATAGGCACGCCACTATCTTCTATGATTGGCTGGATAGAGATCCTCAGGATGGAAAACGAACACAGTATGGGCGTTAAAGAAATAGAAAAAGACATCCATAGGCTGACCACCATTTCGGAACGATTTTCAAAAATAGGCTCTATCCCAGAGCTGAATGATTTTAACATCAACGAAACCCTGCAACAGAACTACGACTATCTTAAATCTCGGATTTCTAAGAAAATCAAATTTACGCTCAACTTGCCTGAACAGCCTATTTTGGTGGCACACAACCGCATTCTGATGAGTTGGGTTATTGAGAATTTAACCAAAAATGCCGTAGATGCGATGAAAGGCGAGGGGAGCCTCAATATTCACCTCTACGAAAAACAGAAAAAAGTCTATATAGATGTGCAAGATACAGGCTGCGGGATGAGTTCTCAACAAGCGCGAAACATCTTTAAACCAGGTTATTCCACCAAGAAAAGAGGCTGGGGCTTGGGCTTATCCTTGGCACGGCGCGTTATTAAAGAGTACCACCGTGGCGACATTCGGTTGCTCTCTACCGAGGTAGGGAAGGGCACCGCATTTAGGATAGAAATTAAAAATGAAGCCTCATCATAAAACGAGACTTTTTATTATTTATTCTGCAATTCTTCGGTTGATTTTTAAGAAAAAGCGTCGCACCAAAAACAGTGCTGAAATGGTCAGCCCCAAACCTAAAGCAATCCACATTCCGAAAGCGCCCATCTCCATGGTAATACAGAGAAAATACCCCAGCGGAATAGTAATCACCCAATAGGCGATAAAAGTGATAAAACTCGGGATTTTAACATCTTGAAGCCCTCTCAATAAACCCAAAGCTGTGACCTGAACGCCATCTGATAACTGAAAAAGAGAAGCGATAATCAACAATTGCGAGGCTAAAGCAATCACTTCAGTTTCGTGGGGTTTGGTGAAAAAAGTAGGGAGAATATGTCGCCCAA from Riemerella columbina includes the following:
- the dacB gene encoding D-alanyl-D-alanine carboxypeptidase/D-alanyl-D-alanine endopeptidase; protein product: MKKTFSLLGLSVMMTLSAQNISEQLAKATQQLLSQPKMYAAQLSFYVADDAGNFIYEYQGNKGLSTASTQKLFTAAAALELLGKDYRYQTTMAYDGNLRDGVLHGNLYLRSNGDPTLGSWRYEGFQPQDFLSKMSQALAHQGIQSIEGDLIIDDCFFDFQTIPGGWSWNDLGNYYGAGVWGVNWRENQFDLHIQGGSQAGKPTQFKGFSYPLVGVSWVNETTSGSPKSGDQSYIYTAPHSPVAYINGSLPAGKTTTVSGAVPNPPLQLGTEILKTLQSAHISFSGQLKTTSQQRIQQQVVASFPEASIFFTYNSPPLEKIVYWFLRKSVNLYGETLVKTIGMQQNHRSDFGSSVALLQDFWKNKGIRTAMINFADGSGLSPQNYASARAEVQALVWSKKQAWFPTFYEALPIYNGMKMKSGTIKSTKAYAGYHTSKSGKHYIFSIIVNNYEGSSINAELFKVLDVLK
- a CDS encoding sensor histidine kinase, which gives rise to MKKNKFLFSKINLMVLFVTFSVVVFAITAYSFIIVKDLRQNEARNMIVFAKAMRFLQDEDQGDARMLELIQEIIITNDNIPIIVTDEKGNPLPDLIKNIPDDIKDNPEKLHQRLAQMKASYPPFELQISDTHTQYLYFDNSDLMNKLRYYPALLGFFIVLYLLLSYWFLKTIKKTDEGYLWAGLAKETAHQIGTPLSSMIGWIEILRMENEHSMGVKEIEKDIHRLTTISERFSKIGSIPELNDFNINETLQQNYDYLKSRISKKIKFTLNLPEQPILVAHNRILMSWVIENLTKNAVDAMKGEGSLNIHLYEKQKKVYIDVQDTGCGMSSQQARNIFKPGYSTKKRGWGLGLSLARRVIKEYHRGDIRLLSTEVGKGTAFRIEIKNEASS